From a region of the Labrus mixtus chromosome 5, fLabMix1.1, whole genome shotgun sequence genome:
- the LOC132974934 gene encoding cilia- and flagella-associated protein 20-like — MFKNTFQSGFLSILYSIGSKPLQIWDKKVRNGHIKRITDNDIHSLVLEVAGVNVSTTYITCPADPKKTLGIKLPFLVMIVKNLKKYFTFEVQVLDDKNVRRRFRASNYQSMTRVKPFICTMPMRLDDGWNQIQFNLSDFTRRAYGSNYIETLRVQIHANCRIRRVYFSDRLYSEDELPAEFKLFLPVQNQKAKQ, encoded by the exons atgtttaaaaacacattccagAGCGGGTTCCTGTCTATTTTATACAGCATCGGCAGTAAACCTCTTCAGATATGGGACAAAAAG gtgAGGAATGGCCACATCAAGAGAATCACAGACAATGACATCCACTCACTGGTGTTGGAGGTTGCGGGGGTAAATGTCAG TACTACATATATAACATGCCCTGCAGATCCAAAGAAGACATTGGGCATCAAGCTTCCTTTTCTCGTTATGATAGTAAAGAACCtcaagaagtatttcacctttGAAGTCCAG GTGTTAGACGATAAAAATGTTCGCCGGCGGTTTCGAGCGAGTAACTATCAAAGCATGACACGAGTGAAGCCGTTTATCTGCACCATGCCTATGAGGCTAGACGACGGCTGGAACCAGATCCAGTTCAATCTGTCTGACTTCACCAGGAGGGCCTATGGATCCAATTACATCGAGACGCTGCGTGTGCAG aTCCACGCTAACTGTCGAATACGCAGAGTGTACTTCTCAGACAGACTGTACTCGGAGGATGAGCTCCCAGCAGAGTTTAAACTTTTCCTGCCTGTCCAGAACCAAAAAGCAAag CAATAG
- the atp6v0a2b gene encoding V-type proton ATPase 116 kDa subunit a: protein MSSLLRGEEMCLAQLFLQSGSSYDCISELGELGLVEFRDLNPTVNAFQRKHVNEIKKCEEMERILGYLLREVKKADISLPEGDVNPVAPLPKHVMTIMEQLQRLEVELGEVTRNKEKLQRNLLELTEYTHMLRITRNFVQRPAEREPLQVQYEEFPFLEKDTMMDYSSMQRLGAKLGFVSGLIKRTKIEAFERMLWRVCKGYTILSYAEVEEYLEDPSTNEPTKKVVFLISYWGDQIGQKVKKICDCYHCHLYPYPSSNEERNDVVEGLKTRIQDLHTVLHRTEDYLRQVLMKASETVYTWVIQVKKMKAIYYILNLCSFDVTNKCLIAEVWCPVDDIPTLRRALEEGSRKSGATVPSFVNRIPTSDTPPTLIRTNKFTSGFQNIVDAYGVGNYREVNPAPFTIITFPFLFAVMFGDLGHGVIMALFAFWMVVYENNRKLKNTRNEIWNTFFEGRYIILMMGLFSIYTGLIYNDCFSKSLNIFGSRWSVKAMFTAKVWKWDDVHGNRFLTLDPNVTDVFRGPYPLGIDPIWNLASNRLTFLNSYKMKMSVILGIFHMSFGVVLSTYNHIYFRKKYNLYLAFLPELLFLLCLFGYLVFMIFYKWLVFSADSSRHAPSILIHFINMFLMQGDAVQPLYPGQTGLQVFLVVIAVLTVPVLLLGKPVYLYWLHNGSQRLGMYRGYERVRRNSEEELYLMRTHDMEEGGSHSDLSVSGERQKEEFDFGDEFLHQAIHTIEYCLGCISNTASYLRLWALSLAHAQLSEVLWTMVMRVGIRMDSILGVLFLVPMFGLFAVLTVSILLVMEGLSAFLHALRLHWVEFQNKFYSGGGFKFIPFSFSLLPSSLEHDGLL, encoded by the exons ATGAGCTCTCTGCTCAGAGGGGAGGAGATGTGTCTGGCCCAGCTGTTTCTGCAGTCTGGATCCTCATACGACTGCATCAGTGAACTCGGGGAGCTGGGACTTGTGGAGTTCAGAGAC CTCAATCCCACTGTGAACGCATTCCAACGGAAACACGTCAATGAGatcaaaaaatgtgaagaaatggAGCGGATCCTCG gataCCTTCTGAGGGAAGTGAAGAAAGCCGACATCTCTCTGCCTGAGGGAGACGTGAaccctgtggctcctttaccaaAGCATGTCATGACTATAATG gagcagctgcagaggcTTGAAGTGGAGTTAGGAGAAGTCACCAGGAATAaagagaagctgcagaggaATCTGCTGGAGCTGACcgagtacacacacatgctgcgcATCACACGTAACTTTGTACAGAGGCCGGCCGAG cgAGAGCCCCTCCAAGTGCAGTACGAGGAGTTTCCCTTCCTAGAAAAAGACACGATGATGGACTACAGCAGCATGCAGAGGCTCGGAGCCAAACTGGG TTTCGTTTCGGGGCTCATCAAGAGGACGAAGATCGAGGCCTTCGAGCGGATGCTTTGGAGAGTTTGTAAAGGCTACACGATACTCAGCTATGCGGAGGTGGAGGAGTATCTGGAAGATCCCAGCACG AATGAGCCAACCAAAAAGGTGGTGTTTCTAATCTCTTACTGGGGAGATCAAATTGGCCAGAAAGTGAAGAAGATCTGTGACTG CTATCACTGTCACTTGTACCCATATCCCAGCAGCAACGAGGAGAGGAATGATGTTGTGGAAGGACTTAAAACTCGCATTCAGGACCTGCACACA GTTCTTCACAGGACCGAGGACTACCTGAGACAGGTCCTGATGAAGGCCTCAGAAACCGTCTACACCTGGGTCATCCAGGTCAAGAAGATGAAGGCCATCTACTATATTCTGAACTTGTGTAGTTTCGATGTCACCAACAAGTGTCTGATCGCTGAGGTCTGGTGTCCTGTCGATGATATTCCCACGCTGCGGCGGGCCCTGGAGGAAGGATCG AGAAAGAGCGGAGCAACGGTTCCGTCCTTTGTCAACCGTATCCCCACCAGTGACACGCCCCCCACCCTGATAAGGACAAACAAGTTTACCTCCGGCTTCCAGAACATCGTGGATGCCTACGGAGTGGGAAACTACAGGGAGGTTAACCCTG CTCCTTTTACAATCATCACTTTCCCGTTCCTGTTCGCTGTGATGTTCGGGGACCTGGGTCATGGTGTCATCATGGCTCTGTTTGCCTTCTGGATGGTTGTCTATGAGAACAACCGCAAACTGAAAAACACCAGAAATGAG ATCTGGAACACCTTCTTTGAGGGCCGTTATATCATCCTGATGATGGGCCTGTTCTCCATCTACACTGGCCTGATCTACAACGACTGTTTCTCCAAGTCCCTGAACATCTTTGGATCTCGGTGGAGTGTGAAGGCCATGTTCACAGCTAAAGTGTGGAA GTGGGATGATGTCCACGGGAATCGGTTTCTCACTCTCGATCCAAACGTTACGGATGTTTTCCGTGGACCTTACCCTCTTGGAATCGACCCA ATTTGGAACTTGGCGTCAAACCGGCTCACATTTCTGAACTCCTATAAGATGAAGATGTCGGTGATACTGGGAATCTTTCACATGAGCTTCGGCGTCGTCCTGAGCACTTACAATCACAT ATACTTCAGGAAGAAGTACAACCTGTACTTGGCGTTTCTCCCTGAGCTGCTGTTCCTGCTCTGTCTGTTTGGCTACCTGGTGTTTATGATCTTCTACAAGTGGCTGGTCTTCTCTGCTGACAGCTCCAGACATGCACCGAGCATCCTCATCCACTTCATAAACATGTTCCTCATGCAGGGCGACGCCGTGCAGCCGCTCTACCCGGGACAG ACTGGCCTGCAGGTTTTTCTTGTGGTCATTGCTGTTCTCACTGTGCCCGTCTTACTCCTGGGGAAACCCGTCTACCTTTACTGGCTTCACAATGGAAGCCAGCGGCTGGGAATGTACAGG GGATATGAGCGAGTGCGGCGTAACAGTGAAGAGGAGCTCTATCTGATGAGGACTCATGACATGGAGGAGGGCGGCAGTCACAGCGATCTCTCCGTTAGTGGAGAGCGGCAAAAAGAGGAG TTTGACTTTGGAGATGAGTTCCTGCATCAGGCCATCCACACAATAGAGTACTGCCTCGGCTGCATTTCAAACACGGCGTCCTACCTGAGGCTCTGGGCTCTGAGTCTGGCTCATGCCC AGCTGTCAGAGGTGCTGTGGACCATGGTGATGAGAGTAGGAATACGCATGGACAGCATCCTGGGGGTTTTGTTCCTGGTGCCCATGTTTGGCCTGTTTGCCGTTCTCACTGTGTCCATCCTCCTGGTGATGGAGGGTCTGTCTGCATTCCTTCACGCCCTCCGCCTGCACTG gGTGGAGTTTCAGAATAAATTCTACAGCGGCGGTGGATTCAAGTTCAtccccttctccttctctctgctgccctcCAGCTTGGAGCACGACGGTTTACTGTGA
- the LOC132974928 gene encoding tectonic-2-like, with translation MTLTTRYSAEFLNGEFPGEANSGNPGYQVGRPVIAGVVDLLENTTGSIQRMSISLWKPVSDGLCSTAEKKPVLFGENSTSGCLLPVSQQNLTECDLLRETVSSLQAALVSATYVARSGNPDPLLLTDWLNISFVTVNSSTTMEDSPGSCNGIPSHQHVQVWSLITGMVDGTPQRDILDLQVSLSLSSWTLDCGGGDISPCVDPLKTQLFPITSSVTFIDIPINTGPPKTRFQINFTEYDCNRNDVCWPELAFPITKYYTGEPYSQSLAKGLILVFFFITASILGTPWRQLRQAWS, from the exons ATGACTTTAACGACAAGATATTCTGCCGAGTTCCTAAATGGAGAATTCCCGGGTGAGGCCAATTCAGGGAACCCAG GTTATCAGGTGGGAAGACCCGTCATTGCTGGAGTTGTGGACTTGCTGGAAAACACTACAGGCTCAATCCAAAGAATGTCAATCAGTCTTTGGAAACCAG TAAGCGATGGACTGTGTTCCACTGCGGAGAAGAAACCGGTTCTGTTTGGGGAGAATTCCACATCTGGATGTTTGCTACCTGTGAGCCAGCAGAATCTGACTGAGTGTGATCTCCTGAG AGAGACTGTTTCTTCTCTCCAGGCAGCTTTGGTCTCAGCCACATATGTAGCCAGGAGTGGAAACCCCGATCCTCTCCTGTTGACAGACTGGCTGAATATAAGCT TTGTGACAGTGAACTCGAGCACGACAATGGAAGACAGCCCGGGTTCGTGCAACGGGATTCCCTCCCACCAGCACGTACAAGTTTGGAGTCTTATCACAGGCATGGTAGACGGCACACCACAAAGAGATATCCTTGATTTGCAAGTCAG CTTAAGCCTATCGTCCTGGACACTGGATTGCGGAGGAGGGGATATCTCTCCATGTGTGGACCCTTTGAAGACGCAGTTGTTCCCCATCACCTCCTCAGTCACCTTTATAGACATCCCCATCAACACAGGACCCCCAAAAACCAG GTTTCAGATTAACTTCACAGAGTACGACTGTAACAGGAATGACGTGTGTTGGCCCGAGCTCGCCTTCCCCATCACCAAGTATTACACAG GTGAGCCGTATTCCCAGTCACTGGCGAAGGGCCTTATCTTGGTTTTCTTCTTTATCACGGCCTCGATTCTTGGGACGCCATGGAGACAACTTCGGCAAGCGTGGAGCTGA
- the LOC132974938 gene encoding LOW QUALITY PROTEIN: diacylglycerol O-acyltransferase 1-like (The sequence of the model RefSeq protein was modified relative to this genomic sequence to represent the inferred CDS: substituted 1 base at 1 genomic stop codon): MVVKKSLFLCLSQEIDFSRMVERLLKLAVPNHLIWLIFFYWFFHSSMNFVAELLQFGDREFYRDWWNSETVTYFWANWNIPVHKWCLRXATNDSIRSTFYTKPMLKRGTNNCLAQTAVFLVSAFFHEYLVSVPLKMFRLWAFMGMMAQVPLAWFVGWFLNGNYGNAAVWISLIIGQPVAVLMYVHDYYVIHYGEAT; encoded by the exons ATGGTGgtgaaaaaaagtctgtttttatgtctttcacAGGAAATTGACTTTTCTCGGATGGTGGAGCGCCTCCTAAAGCTGGCT gTTCCTAACCATTTGATATGGTTAATATTCTTCTATTGGTTTTTCCACTCTTCTATGAATTTTGTGGCAGAGCTGCTTCAGTTTGGAGACAGGGAGTTCTACAGAGACTGGTG GAACTCTGAGACTGTCACATATTTCTGGGCCAACTGGAACATCCCAGTTCACAAGTGGTGCCTGAGGTGAGCAACAAACGACTCTATCAGGAGTactttct acacTAAGCCAATGTTGAAGAGAGGGACCAACAATTGTCTGGCTCAAACCGCAGTCTTCCTGGTATCTGCATTCTTCCACgag TACCTGGTGAGCGTTCCTCTGAAGATGTTCAGACTGTGGGCCTTTATGGGAATGATGGCTCAG GTTCCTCTGGCTTGGTTTGTGGGTTGGTTCCTGAATGGAAACTATGGCAACGCAGCAGTGTGGATATCACTCATCATCGGCCAGCCTGTCGCTGTGTTGATGTACGTCCATGACTACTATGTCATTCATTACGGGGAAGCTACATAA